The DNA window TCAAATCGCCTCAACTCAAATTGCCTCAACTGCTTCATTGTTCTTGACGGTGCAAATCTGCAGTCGTCCTGATCCCGTCACTCTAACGCCGTCGGCTGCAAATGTTCCGTATGCTCCCACCAACACCATCTACCCGTCTCAACCGGGCTGTCTGATCCGCATAAGTATAATAACATCTAAGACACAATCATAATAATAGGAATAAGGTACACGCTATATCTGCATGAACGCGGGGTCCCCTCACATCAAGATcgaattaaaaaaaaatcaaACAATGAGTCATGCAAGGGTGCTTCGAGAGCCTTGCTCGTTCAGGAGTCCAGACTTTTGTCTCTGTTAGACCGCAGGACAACGAACAGCGGCACTATCGCGGTTGAGCTGGGCTTTCAGGCTTATCGATCAAGCCGCCAATATCAACCCGTGTCGGCCGGTCCTCGTGCGGCCACTTCTGATCCCCAGTAGGCCGTGATCCAGACTGTTCTGGTTGGGCGCGGATCGGCGGAAGTTGGAACGTTGCTTGAGGACGATATGCGCTCGAAGGAGGAAGCTCACTCCGGGGGACGTTGTATGACTGGGGAGGTCCATATTCCGTACGGCCCGGTGACGCGGCGTACGATGCTGCGCCGGCCCCCACAGCGATTCCATGGTTTGCACTTGTAGGCAACTGAGTCGACGGACCTACAGCTGGACGGGATACCAGTGGCACTTCGTTGAACGGGCCTCTTGTCATGTCGAAAGGGGTGACAGGCGGCGCGGGTGTTCTGTACACAGACTGTGGGGTGAGGGGTTGGGAGATGTACGAGTGCGCTGCTTCCCTTGCGGCAGGCGAAGATGACAAAGGATAGGCATGCCGGACTGGCACACTGAGAACCATGACTATGAAGTAGATCGTGCCCTCCTTCGCAAGTCCAAGTCGGATGGGATATTGTCTGGGTTGTCCATCGGAAGCTCTAAAAGTCAGGTACTCGTGTCGGTCGAGCTGAAATCGTCCAATCTCGTCCGGCCCGAAGCCAAGTCCCTGAAGAATACGGTCAAGTCGACCTAGAATTGGCGGTAAATAGTTGGGCTCCTTTCGTGTTTGTTCCTCGATCAGTTGGCTCCGAATTGATGCCACCTTCTCCCTTTCTGTCAGTACAACCACATCGACCAAGTTCTGTCCCTGAAGCTCTGCTTGGCCAACAGCTTCCATAAAGGCAGGCGATGCCTTTGCAAAATCCATCTTCATATTCAAAAAAGCAACTGGGTCGGCGCCTCGAGGACCACTCGGTAGAGGTGGCGGGTAGGAGGTTTCCATATGTGTTCTCTCGGAATACCGTTGATTCATGTTCTCTCTGTTTTGAAGCTGTCAGCGCATACTCAGAGGTCAGTGATGTGTTTAGTTCGCCTTACCCAGGTCCTATCGGAGCCCCTGACGGGTATATGCTGAGTGGCCGTCTCACTGCAGCGTCTTGTGGGTGCGGGAACCTCGAGGGATCATAGCGAGTTTCGCGATCGTCTCTCAACCGTGGTCGCCCCCGTTTCTTATGCTGGACATCGATACATGCGTCTTCCTTCCCATTGGTGATACATCTCGAACAAGGCCGTTGCGCTACGCTCAGAGGTTAGCATCGTCAAACTCGACATGAAAACGCATGAATAGAAGTTTTCTATCGTCATCCAATGCTTGTTACCAGGGCACCATGGAAACACCATGGCCTTTTTCCAAGCACAGGAGACGTCGTGTCTTGGAATAGCATGCGGATGAAGGAACAGTTGCGAAAACATACCATCACAGCTAGTGGCAGGTTAGCAAATCTCGTTCGTGGGAACTGCGGAAGATCTCTCACCGAAGATGCGCTCGTTTACAGGGGACACAGGCAGAAGCGACATGCCCCTTGGTTTTCCTCTGCGACTTTGGGGAAGTCATTGGTTGGGTTTCGATGATCGAAGGCCGAGCCGAAGAACCATAGGGCGAAGACACCCCGGGAACAGTAGGCGGAATATAACCTGCTTGCTGCGACATGGGCGGTGCCCCGGACTGGATGTACGAAACATGTCGAGATGCGGGATCGTCTGGTCTTCGATAAGGAAATGGCGAGTGGTCCGGAGGTCCTTGTTGAAACAACCTTGGCAAAGTAGTCTGCATACTGGGCGGACCTCGATTATCAGTCGGCGGCTGTTGGCTCAAGCTGCTCCAATAAGTAGCCGGTTGGTTAGGGGCTGAGTATCCCACCGGCGGCTGCATGCGATCGCCGCTGTCCTGAGGCTGTCTCGGGGGAAGGGGAGGAGATCCTGACATAGGCGGAGAGGGATATGCTCGATACCGAGCAATGGTGTTGTTTTTTGCGCTCTCGGAAGCCCACGTCAGGTCTAGGGCGATTTGCGCCAGGTCTGAGATTCCGCGGCGTTGACCTAGGGGAACGGAGGTTGTTTCGAGGAGAGGTCCCTTGGTGAGCATGGAGACAGAATTGCTACACTATCAGTTGGCTGGACAAAAAGACACTCCAACCGTTATTCACAACAAAAGACggccttttttttccttctcgaCTGAATTGGGCAATGCTGTTATGCTGCAGATAAGGCATATATGGGTTAGGAATGGTTTGAGCTGAGTTCTTGCCAATAAACCACCTGTCAAGTACCACAACCAGGGATCAAGATGCAGCTTCCTTGGGTCGAGATATGTTCGTCAATTCGACAATCTGTTCCAGTCGAGAGTTATCGAGTTGGAGGGCCGTGAAGCTGTTGAAGTTGATCAGGGAGGAAGACTGCCCCGCTTCGAAGATCTGCAAAGCTGATGTGGCAGGAAAGCAAAAGAAATTGGACAAGCAAAAGATGAGTTTTGTTGTGATGGAACAATATCGTAGAAGTAGTAGCGAGTCAAGATCCAGAAATCGACAAGCGAGTGTGAGGGCGAGGAGGCGTGAGACGAGATGCTGCACCGTGATACTACGAGATGGGATCTTGAAGAAGTCTCGGTGGTACAGCATGAAGCCGTGCAGTTGGGAGGTCGAGACGGAGGCGGCCAACCGCAGAGTTCCAGGACCGGAACCTGAGAGGCGGAACCGGACGAGACAGGCCAGATGAGTAAGTGATTTCGGGACACTCGCTGGCCGGGAGGCCGTGAACACAAGTAATCGAACTGTAAACAGAGGCTGTACGGTGGCCCACGGTCGGTTTTTGTGTGACTATGTATGCACTAAAAGCTTCCCTGGGTGGCAGCGCGACTGAGATGCAGCTGGGATGGATCGGGGTTGGTGACAGGGCAGAGGGACCCTGGCTCGGATTTTAGAGTGGTTAAGTCAATCAAGGATTCCGGTACGTTTCCATAACCATAATTCTCCGCCTGCGTTGGTCTTGCTAGATGAGCCAAAAGTTCATCCGCGTAAGGATTTTGGTGCAGGAGCAACTAAACACAATATGCGGCGCCGAttgggtaggtaggtagtgttGTGAGCAGGCGAGGTACCTTGCAAGGCGCAAtagaaagagaaaggagtACGTAGCAAACTTCCAGATTTTTTTACCCTTTGAATTTTGCTTCTGCTGAACACCGAGAGAATGGTCGTGATTAACCGGCCGAGGGTGCCTTTCGAATTTGATAGTGGGGGGTGTAAGGCAAGATCAAGACGAACAAGGGAGCAGGATGTTGAATGGAGAGGGAGCCGCCGTAGTTAAGTCGGGCCCGCGCCGACTGGTTGGGCTCGATATCGGCTGTCCCGAAGAGATGGTATTGACAGAACGAAGGGCAGTATAAAGAAGGAAAATAGACTAGCAAGCGACCAGGATAGCAACGGGAGCGATTATAGCAAACACTGCTGTGATATTGCTcggaagaagatgagaatgTAGTCCTCAGACAAAGGCAACGCCTGAAACTAAGACCATGAACGACACTAAGATGAAGGAAACAGATGCGCATGTACTTGATGTACAGTATCTGTACTGCAGAAGCAGGTGCAGATAGATGTAAGTAAGCGTATAGGGAGCTCGACCTGAATCTGCTTGACTGGTACAATGGAGCAATGTCTTGtgccttgtcttgtcttgtctcgtctcgtctggtctggtttggtctggtctggtctacTCGTGAGTAAGGACATGCGCGATGGAGCAAGCCAatccagcccagcccagcccagacGAGCGAGCTAAGCTGGGTGTGTAATGTACTTCAGTGCCTGTGGAGATACCGTGGTTTTGGTGGATGCCCGTTGTGGAGGTTGTCGTGGTGCTCGACGCCCGGTCGAGGGGGGAGGGGTGCAGCAAGCAAAAATACTTTGACACAAGCAGCTACTTAGTGCCATACTGCTCAGTGACCCTACGATACAGACTGTTGTATCGGAAGACGAGAACTTGGAAGAAAGGGACACATGATGCACATATGTAGGTTGACGACCAGGGATCGAGGCAGCAGGCCAAGCTACTAACCTGCTATTTAGAGAGCTGGAACGGGGGTATGGATATGCGAATTGTTGTTGGTTATTTCAGCAACCCAAAGAGGCAAAGGGAGACAGACCAACGAGGATATGCTCCAGGGCACAATGCACATCCCCTGAAGATTGAGCATTCTAATAAACCAGAACAGTAAGAAGCAAAAAAGGGAGCCCAGACCTGGAGGTGCTCAGGTGCCATAACTACAAGGTATTGCGAAGCCATCCCATCACGTCGAAGCATCAGGCCAGCAAGCGAAAAGAACGGTAATGATTCCGTCCAGGGAAAATGCCAGATGGAGTTGAGCAACGGGAGGCTAGTGAGTGAACCAACGGGATAGGATGTACGGTGCAGAAAGTGGGCTGAGCTTTATTAGGCATTTCAATTGAACCATGACAAGGCGCGTGGCAAGCAGCTGAACTGTATTATCTAAAATCGTGAGCATCAAAGCGCCAACCGAGCTTCTTTATTACCCGTCGTCAATTATCAACTCAGCCTCGTGTATCAATCGATAGTTCAGTGCAATCAATGCCTGCAGGCCTGAAGCTGTGCAGTACAGAAAGACCAGGCTGGACCTAGCTTGGGATCCATTATCGCGATATCATCTATTAATACCAGCTTGGACCATTCCTATTgtttatctatctatatcCATAGCCGTGGCTCGTTCATGTGGATAGGTCCAGGAACCGGAAATTTTAAAACAGCAAGCTTGACGAGCTGGCCATTCCTGGAGGCGTAAACGTCAGTCAATGCCAATTttcggtgctgatgttggCCGACTAGGCGCCAGGAACGAGGGTCTCCAATGGCATACGTGGGTGAAGATGAAGCAAAATTACGGACGCTAGCATCGGTATTAATTGTTCGGCCGGGGCTCCGAATTGACGAGGCCTTTCGAGATGTCTGTCAATTACTCTTTTGATACTGGGGCCATGACAAAAGCCagggtctggtctggtctggttaGGGGTATCAGGGAGGTTGGCAGATTTGATGGGGGTACCATACAAAATTGTTATGACGGTTCAAGAGAATGTATCCAAGCAGGATGTGATGAAACTCGGGAGTTTCCTTTTCTATGTCTTCGCTTGACCACATCCGCGAGGGTTCTGGTTAGCGTATATTCACAAGTACATAGGTAGGCGCGTTATTAGCTCTGTAACACCGTGTTACCAAGGCAGTTTAGAGGCTTGCTAGGTCTATCTTTTTTCCCTAGGTCAAGGCGGTACTAAACCTAACGACATGTCCTTTCATTGTGATGTTCCGGCCGGCAAAATTCAACATCTATTATCTTAGCGCTCTTCTCTGCCTCGATGGCCTATCTAGGATTCCACACCCTAGATCTATGACTTAGTGTTGGTTAGCTAACATCGCGAACCCAAAGCAGCCACAATAACGTGAGCAACAGGAATATTGTTGCCATACCAAGCTTACATTAtaagctacctacctacctacctatctatattaattgaACAAGCAAGGTCTCGACAAGTTAGTTCTTGCcgttttattttattttatttttatacagGCTTCCCTCCCGTCTCTCAACTTGATCTGGTCTGATTGACCCTGCAAGGGTAGTACCTACCCGGTTATGGATCTCATAATTGATCAGGTAGGAAGCACGTGTCTATACATGGAAGGTAGGTACTCAATACTGTTGGTCCATCCATAAACTTCCATATGTAGAGTCGCCTTCCTCATTAACCCAAACTCACGGAAGGAGGAAATGTTAGTCTTACACCATCAATCCACGGGGAAGGCAGTTACATGGATTCAACATCCTTGCTACCTAACTGCTACTTGCCCTTGCTCAGGTATAGAGCTACCAGCCAAGATACTTACATCATCGCCAGGTCGTGCTTACCACATTTTACCTTCCAGCCACCATCCTTACTCTGCTGTGGCATTTACATGCATCGGGACCTGAGGTAGTTTCTGGACCAAACGATTTCGTCTTATTTGTGAATATTATTTCTTCGCTTTTCGATACGCTCTTTTCTACTATTGATGCCTCGTTGATGTTACAGACATGCCGAGGAATTCAGCTGTGTAATGCCGCGAGATCTAGTGTCAGGGTGCAAGGTTTAGCCCCAGTCAGACGTTACGTTTGTGCCACGACCACATCCTTGTCATTcggttttttttctttctcttcatgTTGCGCTCTCGACTCAAGACTCGCTCCAGTTCAGCGGTGGGATCACAACATTGTTGCACTGCACAAGACGATACGCCGCATCGGCTCCCACTATCGAGTGGGGGCCTCCTGCTTACAAGCACATGATTCGGGATGTTGTTAGTGACGCATGTCAGGTTCCAAGACTCCAAGGACCCTCACTGTTGAAGAGTATCTCTAGTCGGCAGGGTTACAGACCGACGTGTGTTGGTATGCGTCGAGATCGCGCGACTGCTTTGTTGTGTAGTCGCTATTGTGCTTACACGAATCGACAAAGCCTCATTGAGCCACTTGGCTTATTAACTATCTGTCTGCCAGGTGTTAATGCCTCTAAACGGTCCAGCCGCCAAGCGACAAGATCTAGAACTACTTCCGCGCCCATCCACGGATACCAACTATTATAACACTTCACCGGCTCGAGCAATTTTGCGACCACAGGTCTTTAGGGATGTAGTGGTTCATCTCCACTATATAGCTGTCATTGCAGGGTGTTGAGTTGCTTAGCGTTCGCTTAGGACAGGCCAAGAACCTTTCTGTTTGATTAGGCACAGCACCAAAGAGAGCATGATACTCTGTAATGAATGTTGGATCATCACCCTCTGGGTTGCTCTTCAAAACCTCCCCTTTTTCTCCCTAGCTGGGAGGGGCTATTGCAAACTCCTACAACTTGTGGCTTGTATGCGAACCGAAGACAAGCGGGTGTCCTGCGAATGAAGCTGTTACTACACTTGCCATACAGCCCATTCTTTACCTAATGTACGTACCTGTACTTTTAGCAACGGTCGGCTACCACCTAGCGCAATCTCAAATTCCGCCAACCACTCCAGATGTCCTATCAGGTATATTGGATTATACCCAGGCAATAGATCTGGACCCTGCGCACACAGACCAAGAACCAGGTCACATCGTCTTGACATGCGACAGTACAGATACATACTATCGCGGGGCATCATAATACATAATCACACATAATTTCCATTCGTGAGCACTAGATCTCAATCAATAACTTTGTAGTGGGCAGCCGGTCCTATCAAACGGGTACCCTTGTTGTTAAAACATAGCTTACCCGGAGGCAGGAGCCAGCCCCCTTCCATACAAGTCTCGCAAACACCCCACTAGCAGTATCGGACATCTCGCTGACGACGTCTGTGCCCATGGTTAAATCTCCGTCGGCAAGAATGTGGCCTACCCTACTCCGTATCTGCGCCGCCATATCTACGGAGTACCCCGTTTGCAAAACGCAACCTGGTTCATATGTAGCCATCGTCGGTACTCCTTCAACAGCGGCCGCTCGCTCACCAGCACTTCCGGAAAGACCTTGTCTTTACTGGGCACCCGCCCTGCAGTTGGGGCAACAATGGCAAAAGCTGCCGCACTATCGCGGCAGCTCTATGTAGACTAAGCTCTGGTCAGCAGAGCATATCCAAACCTGTTACCGATGACTGGATATCTGGCCTGTGCTCTTTTGTGTTCATCTGGACATCTTGAGGAAGGGCCTGCATTGTCTTGTCTGACATCTCAGTCACTGAGAGTCAGATATGATCAAGCACCGTGCCGACGCAACTCGTAGAAGGCTATCTTTGAGTATACCCTCTATATCTACATCATTCCTCGGTGGCTGCATCGTCTTGAAGACCATGTCGGAGAAATTCAACCTTGAAGGACGTTATATTTGATGACCTGTCACTTTGCCGTGGTTGCAGTAGACGAGTCTGTCTTGGGTCTAGCCGCGACCGTTAGATCTACTAAAGGTACGGTATGTTGGTTGTGTACCCGAGCCACCGTTCGGTTATAACTTATTGGGACATATCGGTCAGAAAGGGCGAGGTCATTAATAATAAGCCAGAGCAATGCGGGAACAAAACAACCACGCCAATCCCATTAGTACTTTCTGCATGCAATCGTTGGCAGAGGCTACCTCGGTCGACGTCTTTCGATGCAACCTTTGGCGTATTCTGCGCAGGGACCAGAGCAAAGCTGAAAGAGTGTGGATCAGCGGGACCGTGGTCAAATTGCTACTTGAGTACTTAATATCACTCAGGACGATTCTGCGACAGCTCTTGGTCATTTTGGGCAAAGAGCTCGCGTGATCTACAGATCTTAATCGCTTGGGATGTCAGGGTTGGCGACTGCCATTATTTACTCGCTTAGTCTTTTCCCCCTCATCTTGTCTTCCTTTCCTAGCCCTGCTTCCTCTAACTAATAGCACGAAACAACCCCACTACCGTCACCGCTGTCGTAGTATGTGGCTTGGCCTTCTGCCAGCTCTGCCGTTCACATGTTGGACATGCGGAGAACGGTGATCCTCAAGAAGCGCATGGTTATAGCAATCGGTGACCTGTTCTGAAAGCTCCTGCAGGCGTGCCATGTGGTCCAGAGCATATTATCGGACTGCAGGTAAGACATAGGTAGTTTACGGTAGATCCGGAACTTTCTGAGTACTAGTCTAGGCTAGTTACCAGACTCCAGCCACCCCTGGAACCGACTTTCACTAAACCATGAACCGTGTGTGAAAAGAAATTGCTTGTTCTTGTCTATCAGAGTCTTGGATATTCATCTTGACCAATTAGCGTTCAAGCCACTTTTTGGTCGAGAACTGTTGATCCGGCAAGTCATAAGTTTTGGCTACAGCCAGATCACCACCAAACCCTTCAGCCCGCCAAATCATCAAACTTGACCTGAGACATCCGACATGTGGTTGGGGATGACGACAGGTGCCAAACATGTGTGGCTTACGGCTTCCATGTCAGGGATATCGCTTTCTACAGTCGCGCCGACAGAACAAAAACCCCTGCTCGAGTGCCAGAAAACCTCCCGTGTCGGGCCCGACAAGTAATATGGAATGTTTCCATCCGCATTTTTACACACCATATCAGTGTCCAGTCTCGTCGTTGGTAGGCTCATGTAGAGGTTAACTTCGCTTAATGTTTATAAGTGAGCCCCATGAGTATTTGGATAAAGGAGGCTGATGAACCATACTCTTAAAGTTTGCAAGGGCGAGTCAGGCACGTACCGCAgctcttgagaagaagacttGTTGCCGGTTTTCCCTTAATGTCTCAGCAGTTTTCGACAACATGTGCAATAGTTGGCCGAAACACACGGAAAGGCCTTGAAATTCTAGACCATGTCGAGATTCCCTCattctcattctcatcttctttttttttttctttcccttttcccccttcttttctttttctactCTGATGACATGGCCACGCTGTTGTTGACACACCAAACTGCCAAGACGGGTGGGCTCAAGGCTTCGGGTTTGTTCCTGAAAGAAATCTCCGGAAAGGTTAAGGTATTCGTATAAGAGAAATGTGGTGCTCCCGACTGGACGGTTCGCTGTGGATATGGGCGCCAGACTCTGCTAAACTAGCGAAGCGGCTGTCGGGCAACTGTACTTGTGACGTTGGTGTGCAGGCGGGTTGCAGGCTTTCTGACTCAGTTTGGTTGAGACTAAAAGAGCGGTGATTgggtaaaaaagaaatgcaGCGAGGCAAAAGGAAACCTTTGCCTCGAATCCACGCTCTCGGTGTTGCCAACGATGTATCGCACCGCAACGCACCGCACCGTACCGTATCCCTGTGGTTGCACCGCGGACGGTGCCTACCTATAGATGGATGCTGGCTGAGGCTGTCATATCTGACTGGCGATGCCGCCCGTGCGACATCTGAGACGGGGGCAACATCACTTACCCTCATGACTGCATTAGAGATGCCAAGACTCGACATATGTACATACTTGTATAGAAGCAAGTTCTGTCATGTTCTTTGGGGGTTTCATGACGCGGGCGTTGTCGGACATGGTAGGCGAGTGTGGCACACTTGTCTTAGACACCCGCTAAAAAATGCTCCTATGGTGGCAAAAGCATCAAGGTCTAGAGCTTCCGAAAAGGCGGTTCAGCTGCGATTGATGTAGATTTTGCCAAGCCACGTCTAAGGAATTGACAAGGACACACTAGGCTGGTAAACCATCAGATATGTATGTACTGTACCGTACGTAGCAGATGTACGCCGCAGGCTTGACGACAAGGGTCAGAGAGAGACAATTGTCTTGCCCCGTCTCGAATTGCGATTGcgaccaaaaaaaaaacctagtCCTGTCCTGTTCTGTTCTATCCTGTCTTGGTGTGACAGCGCGCACATCGAAAGAGGTGTCGGATGCGAGATAGATACATACTCAGATTGTTGGAAGCACAGCATAACCCCCCCCTCCTTGGCGATCAAGTCTGGTAGAGATAGGTACAGATGTGAGTTGCAGATGTGACCGCCAACTCTGGAACCTGGGTACTAGTAGTTATAGCGGACAGCTCTACCTGAAAACGTATTTACatgcctacctaggtactgtCTAGACTAGGAGGTAGGTATTTGGAAATAGTATCAATACCCAATATCAGAAATGAACAAGGTTTACAAGGAAATGAACAAGGTTTACACGGCCAATGCTACATCCTACCAAAGATAGCAGAAACGCTACTGTTAGATAATGGATTATTATGGAAAGAGTGGCCCAATCCGAACCGATCCAAGGCAGGTAGTCTAGGTACTACCGGATCTCCCAAGTTCCTGTCTGGGTTTCTCCTGCCTTATTACAATATTGGTAGCTGGGCCGAGGAAACGAGTGAATACGAGGCAGGTGCGGGTCCGGTACCCTCTTACACAAATTGTAGATGCTTACCTACCTCTGTAGCAATTCGTGCTGGTCTTTACTACTTcctaattaagaaatatCATTAATTGTTGAACTATATCCTTTATATGTTCCTCAACCTAGCAGATAGAAACCTGCATATAGTCAAAACACGCTCAAGTCGACTACGTCAACTACTAAGCTACTAACTTACAGTACCACACAGGCTGCCCTACTTCCTAGACAGGCAACGTTTGATCGGATCGGCACTGCCAAAAAGGTACCTTAACGGCTCATCACGACCTTACAGATGATGAACCCACTCGATCAAACGGGGAAAATAAACGGAGATGCATCCCGCACTGCGCTGCAGCAACAAGGAGCCCTGACCGGAAAGCTAAGTTCCCTTGATACCCATCCATGCTCATTCAACACGATATGGGATATGGCTCTTTTCAAGACTCAAATTCATGCTCAAGAGGCCTCTGCTACTGACAAAAATGACCGCGGCCTGGCCATTCCTTGCGCTACTACAGAGTATTATTCATCATGGCATTGCCGATCATGCATATATGGGATAATATTGTCTATCATACAATACAACCCCAGGACTGTTGATTATAACAAACCAGAAAGACCAGACTCAACACAACACCACCCCGAAGTCAAAATAAGTAGGGCCGCTGTCGTCATTACGATGTACTCGGGATAACGTTATCCTAGCGAATTGCCCGATTCGCCAAAGACCACACCAATTACCATCCAAGCCATACGTCCAACGTACTACACGATTTTGCTTGGGGTGGCGCTCAGCCAAAAGGCATGCTATGAAATTGACTACCATGGCTCGCTCCCCTTGTTGATTTTTTGCGACTCTACTTTGCTAGGATTTGACAGGCAGGTTCATTCCCTGCAATGATATGCGCCGCTTAGAAAGCTCATAACCACTTCGGGTAGGGGACGGGCACATGGCAATGGACCCCTTTCCGTCTCTTTGTGCAAGGCCAACCCTGCTGTCAGCAGCCCCCATTATCCATGTATTGCCTAATATGTACAATCTCAAAAGAAACAAACCTGGCTGGGACTTCCTAGCAGTCGAATCCTCTTCTGCACTGGCTGTGAAATATCAAAACACCCACCTCAGTTAGGGGCCTGTACTATCAAAAGCCTATGTTCAACTCCCTCCCTTGCCATACTGTACATACAATAACGGCTTGGAGGGCTCGGGTAGCAGCGCCATCGCGGCGATTCAGCCATGGTgttgcctacctacctatcgtACGAGTCCAAAGGTCGCGACCACAGTCTCTTTTGCGAAAGGATCCAAGACAATGCAGCCCAAACGGCGTTGTTCTGGCGTTCCTAGTACGCATCTTTTCATTGGGTCCTTCAAACCCCGCAAACCGGCTGTAATATCACGATAGTTGATGGGCCCGACCCAATTTAGACACATGATGTCTTTTCTAGTTATCCCACGTTTCGGCACGTTTTCCTCTGAGTCCAGATTCGAAGATGCCCGGCAGCTTGGAGAAGGGGGGTGGGGTCCTTTCCTCCCTGGCGCAACCCTTCGATAGTTTGGGCAGAACCGAAAAACGGTGAGAGAGGACTATGTGATCATCTTAATTGGGGCAGCAttttcatctcatcaaccCCTGCTGACTTGACCAGGAACAACCGGCAAGCGTCTCGAGAGACCAGCATTAGGAATGGAGGATGACTGGCAGTGTCAAAGAGTGCCGTGCCATGCCGTTCTGAAGTTTCCACGTCTGTGACCAGCGACAGTTATCCATGATGAAAATAAGGGTTCAAACCGGACTTTTAATGGCACAGAATGATCAGCCCTTTTCAGGCTCAATTATGGCTATGGCGGCTGGTGCCGTAGTTTGGGTTCCAGTAGGGGCAGCGCTAGTAAATTTCCGCGCCTGGATTGTTCCCTGAGGATATGATCTGACATGATAAACTCGAAGCTGTCTAGTTATCTAAATTCCAGGGACCAGGCTTCTAACGTACCAGTAGTGAGTTGCCAATACTATACGTCACCCGGCAGGCATTGCACCAAAGTCTCAGCAATTATGAGTTGACTTAGTTGGAAGCATTCTCGCACTACCTATGCTATGGCCAGATCAACAGCTTTGTATATGGAGATAGGGCATCGtacaacaataacaacaacgaCAGGAACAGCCATTGTGGCCCGGTTGGGGTTAAGCTACCAACGAGAGCATGGTACAAATCGGGGATTGTCGTTCTCTCTGGGCTTTAGGATGGGCGGGATCTCTGGCTTGACCTTGTCTTCGTCTCTGGGGAAATTGATCTGACAAATACTTTCCTAGCCGGCATGGTAACCACAGCTGTGGCCGAGTACAAACTCAATATTTACTTGACACAGATCTGCCATGAAACTGTACAGCAAAGACTACCCTAACGATAGCCCAACACGTAGTCATTGTACATTTCCGAACAATTGGCACACATTCCTGCCCAACGTCTTCCTCATCACTTAGACCTGCCTATCATCGATTTCAGAAACGTATGGCTAAGCTAATGAAGAATGAAGAGTTACCAATGTATATACTGTACGACACGGGGCATCGATAACCACAGTCCCGGAGGCCTGGGACGCGGCAGTGTGCTTGCAGACTGTG is part of the Fusarium poae strain DAOMC 252244 chromosome 4, whole genome shotgun sequence genome and encodes:
- a CDS encoding hypothetical protein (BUSCO:36748at5125) is translated as MLTKGPLLETTSVPLGQRRGISDLAQIALDLTWASESAKNNTIARYRAYPSPPMSGSPPLPPRQPQDSGDRMQPPVGYSAPNQPATYWSSLSQQPPTDNRGPPSMQTTLPRLFQQGPPDHSPFPYRRPDDPASRHVSYIQSGAPPMSQQAGYIPPTVPGVSSPYGSSARPSIIETQPMTSPKSQRKTKGHVASACVPCKRAHLRCDAQRPCSRCITNGKEDACIDVQHKKRGRPRLRDDRETRYDPSRFPHPQDAAVRRPLSIYPSGAPIGPGENMNQRYSERTHMETSYPPPLPSGPRGADPVAFLNMKMDFAKASPAFMEAVGQAELQGQNLVDVVVLTEREKVASIRSQLIEEQTRKEPNYLPPILGRLDRILQGLGFGPDEIGRFQLDRHEYLTFRASDGQPRQYPIRLGLAKEGTIYFIVMVLSVPVRHAYPLSSSPAAREAAHSYISQPLTPQSVYRTPAPPVTPFDMTRGPFNEVPLVSRPAVGPSTQLPTSANHGIAVGAGAASYAASPGRTEYGPPQSYNVPRSELPPSSAYRPQATFQLPPIRAQPEQSGSRPTGDQKWPHEDRPTRVDIGGLIDKPESPAQPR